From Oryza sativa Japonica Group chromosome 4, ASM3414082v1, one genomic window encodes:
- the LOC107275323 gene encoding pathogenesis-related protein PRB1-3: MSPLYCCLVAVLCLPRASASPVAAASISVSAVQTPVEPTPVQFLRVHNEARAAVGVPPLSWNGTLQLDAARYAGELRTECSLRPPPPTAARGTGDGAAVYGRNLFKAYGRRHTGAEVAAFWADGRRWYDRDAGRCAAPPGRTCGAYTQVVWRATTQLGCARRTCRNGVDTVAVCDYYPPGNIVGQRPY, from the coding sequence ATGTCTCCACTCTACTGCTGTCTCGTCGCCGTCCTGTGCCTCCCGCGGGCCTCCGcatcgccggtggcggcggcatccATCTCCGTCTCCGCCGTGCAGACCCCCGTCGAGCCGACGCCGGTGCAGTTCCTGCGGGTGCACAACGAGGCACGCGCGGCGGTGGGCGTGCCGCCGCTGTCGTGGAACGGGACGCTGCAGCTGGATGCGGCGCGgtacgccggcgagctccggacGGAATGCAgcctgcggccgccgccgcccaccgcggcGCGGggcaccggcgacggcgccgccgtctaCGGCCGGAACCTGTTCAAGGCGTACGGCCGGCGCCACACcggcgcggaggtggcggcgttcTGGGCGGACGGCCGGCGGTGGTACGACCGCGACGCCGGCCGGTGCGCGGCGCCGCCCGGCCGGACCTGCGGCGCGTACACGCAGGTGGTGTGGCGCGCCACGACGCAGCTCGGCTGCGCGCGCCGCACCTGCCGCAACGGCGTCGACACCGTCGCCGTCTGCGACTACTACCCGCCGGGCAACATCGTCGGCCAGCGGCCATATTGA
- the LOC9266770 gene encoding E3 ubiquitin-protein ligase ORTHRUS 2: MASSSNPSNLPCSSDGVCMLCKVLTTEVEQLRCSTCATPWHTPCLSSIPPLTDVAHWVCPDCSGDVTASYPPSDVVRPESSLIAAIRVIEADPVLSIQEKARRRQELLGHAGDAGAAITEAVGENVEDSESNNPLSMLNKNINCSFCMLLPERPVTTPCGHNFCLKCFRRWIENGKRACVICRAPITQKVAQDLRINLALVQAIRMAKAANNASTTGETTVYHYKENEDKPDRAFTTERAKRAGMANASSGQIFVTIAPDYFGPILEDHDPRRNRGVRVGDHWKDRMEGRQWGAHFPHIAGIAGQSTHGAQSVALSGGYLDDEDHGEWFLYTGSGGRDLSGNKRTSKEQSFDQKFEKLNAALRVSCLNGYPVRVVRSFKEKRSPYAPESGVRYDGIYRIEKCWRKTGVQGTFKVCRYLFVRCDNEPAPWTSDEHGDHPRPLPDIEELKNAIDITERKGNPAWDFDATDGWKWMITPPISRKAVVTGDPRGKKMQGAARHTNNLSMRERLLKEFRCSICRNVMEEPVTTPCAHNFCKKCLLGSYDNLSLTEERSRGGRTLRARKIVKKCPSCPSDIADFVQNPQVNRDIMNVIESLQKEAEKEDHARVSGEGSSAALVDSDDENDTAWENQDDGNLDEGGCNNPEDMITESVDLNSVTNVDNTENKVEVQQPHKRTAGAGKGKGGKWARTSSAPGDADARNVVTSTETLDGIAAENVADLVQIEDCTFTGVERADPNALEVDGKNMIPDFSEAEKVNPKQDQEVLP, from the exons ATGGCTTCGTCATCAAATCCATCAAATCTTCCCTGCTCTAGTGATGGTGTATGCATGTTATGCAAGGTGCTTACAACAGAGGTAGAGCAGCTGCGTTGTAGCACCTGTGCTACGCCATGGCATACTCCCTGCCTCTCCAGCATACCGCCCCTTACAGATGTGGCCCACTGGGTCTGTCCAGATTGCTCCGGTGATGTCACAGCCAGCTACCCGCCATCTGATGTTGTTCGTCCGGAGAGCAGCCTCATCGCTGCGATTCGTGTGATTGAGGCTGATCCGGTGCTGTCCATCCAAGAGAAGGCTCGTCGTCGCCAGGAACTTCTTGGCCATGCCGGTGATGCAGGGGCTGCAATAACTGAAGCTGTTGGGGAAAACGTAGAGGACAGTGAGAGCAACAATCCTTTGTCTATGCTGAACAAGAACATCAACTGCTCATTTTGTATGCTGCTTCCAGAGCGACCTGTCACT ACACCATGTGGCCACAACTTCTGCCTGAAATGCTTCCGAAGGTGGATTGAAAATGGTAAAAGAGCTTGTGTGATCTGCCGAGCACCTATTACACAAAAAGTAGCACAAGATCTAAGAATTAACTTGGCACTAGTCCAAGCTATCCGCATGGCCAAGGCTGCAAACAATGCTAGCACAACTGGTGAAACAACGGTTTATCATTATAAAGAAAATGAAGATAAACCTGACAGAGCTTTCACTACTGAAAGAGCAAAGAGAGCTGGAATGGCAAATGCTTCAAGTGGACAAATATTTGTGACTATTGCACCAGACTATTTTGGTCCAATTCTTGAAGATCATGACCCAAGGAGGAACCGCGGTGTTCGAGTCGGGGACCATTGGAAAGATAGAATGGAAGGTAGACAGTGGGGTGCTCATTTCCCTCATATTGCTGGGATTGCCGGCCAATCTACACATGGGGCTCAATCAGTTGCCCTCTCAGGAGGTTATTTAGATGATGAAGATCATGGAGAGTGGTTCCTCTATACTGGAAG TGGAGGAAGGGATCTAAGTGGAAACAAGCGAACAAGCAAGGAGCAGTCTTTTGATCAGAAGTTTGAGAAGCTGAATGCTGCATTACGTGTTAGCTGCTTAAATGGCTATCCCGTGAGAGTTGTAcg GTCTTTTAAAGAGAAGCGCTCACCATATGCTCCAGAGTCTGGTGTTAGGTATGATGGAATCTATAGGATTGAGAAATGCTGGAGGAAAACTGGAGTTCAG GGTACATTCAAAGTGTGCAGGTATCTCTTTGTGCGGTGCGACAACGAGCCAGCACCATGGACTAG TGATGAACATGGAGACCATCCAAGGCCATTACCAGATATCGAAGAGCTGAAAAATGCAATTGATATTACTGAGAGGAAAGGAAACCCAGCATGGGATTTTGAT GCAACAGATGGATGGAAGTGGATGATTACTCCACCCATCAGCAGGAAGGCTGTCGTAACTGGAGATCCTAGAGGCAAGAAAATGCAAGGAGCAGCAAGGCATACAAATAACTTGTCAATGAGAGAAAGGCTGttgaaag AATTCAGATGCTCCATATGTAGGAACGTGATGGAAGAGCCAGTGACAACACCGTGTGCTCACAACTTCTGCAAGAAATGCCTGCTTGGGTCATATGATAATCTTTCCCTTACAGAGGAGAGAAGCCGTGGTGGTCGGACCCTCCGGGCACGAAAGATTGTTAAAAAGTGCCCTTCTTGTCCAAGTGATATCGCTGATTTCGTACAGAATCCTCAG GTAAACCGTGACATTATGAACGTTATTGAATCACTCCAAAAAGAAGCTGAGAAGGAAGATCATGCTAGGGTGAGTGGAGAAGGCAGCAGTGCAGCACTTGTagattctgatgatgaaaatgACACTGCTTGGGAGAACCAAGATGATGGTAATCTGGATGAGGGAGGTTGCAACAATCCTGAGGACATGATAACTGAATCTGTTGATTTGAATTCTGTTACTAATGTTGATAATACTGAAAACAAGGTGGAAGTTCAGCAGCCTCACAAGCGTACCGCCGGTGCCGGGAAGGGGAAAGGTGGCAAATGGGCTAGGACAAGCTCTGCACCAGGTGATGCAGATGCCAGGAATGTTGTGACTTCAACTGAAACATTGGATGGAATAGCTGCTGAGAATGTGGCTGATTTAGTACAAATTGAGGATTGCACTTTCACTGGTGTGGAAAGAGCCGACCCCAATGCGTTAGAAGTTGATGGCAAGAATATGATTCCAGACTTTTCAGAAGCTGAGAAGGTTAACCCTAAACAGGATCAAGAAGTTCTTCCATGA
- the LOC9269354 gene encoding uncharacterized protein isoform X1 translates to MASDGLGGAVPRSNPVTTVVLRPDPVAAGVPRLTSHGSTGGGGRRAACGRPPCSPLLLFLLPLLPARCRHRGCPPPACRVAAAVCRWTSTLTRPPRASPPRWTSRTRGLQNTGKTQEWSFDWSAGKTQESDERDRLKGNFPRADDHGGGCNSREAGGCCPGGGSRLVDSIDHTWAEEAVDSMMGLLAASSLGGAFSWGVLLPAMARPARWDEASAG, encoded by the exons ATGGCGAGCGACGGGCTCGGCGGGGCTGTCCCCCGCTCGAATCCGGTGACGACGGTCGTCCTCCGCCCGGATCCAGTGGCGGCGGGCGTCCCTCGCCTGACCTCGCACGGAtccaccggcggcggtgggaggagaGCAGCGTGCGGCAGGCCACCTTGcagtcctctcctcctcttcctcctcccgcttctTCCTGCCCGCTGCCGTCATCGTGGTTGTCCTCCACCAGCTTgccgcgtggccgccgccgtctgccgATGGACGTCGACTCTGACCCGGCCGCCAAGGGCAAGCCCACCCAGATGGACCTCGAGGACCAG aggattgcaaaacacaggaaaaacacaggaatggtcgtttgattggagcgcaggaaaaacgcaggaatcggatgagagagatagactcaaaggaaattttccaagag CTGACGATCATGGGGGAGGCTGCAACTCCAGAGAGGCAGGAGGATGTTGTCCAGGTGGCGGGTCACGCCTCGTCGACAGCATAGATCACACATGGGCAGAGGAAGCTGTGGATAGCATGATGGGTCTGCTAGCTGCAAG TTCATTGGGTGGAGCTTTCTCTTGGGGGGTGCTTTTGCCTGCCATGGCAAGGCCAGCAAGATGGGATGAGGCTTCAGCTGGCTAG
- the LOC9269354 gene encoding uncharacterized protein isoform X2, which translates to MASDGLGGAVPRSNPVTTVVLRPDPVAAGVPRLTSHGSTGGGGRRAACGRPPCSPLLLFLLPLLPARCRHRGCPPPACRVAAAVCRWTSTLTRPPRASPPRWTSRTRLQECSEFVEFSAPQLTIMGEAATPERQEDVVQVAGHASSTA; encoded by the exons ATGGCGAGCGACGGGCTCGGCGGGGCTGTCCCCCGCTCGAATCCGGTGACGACGGTCGTCCTCCGCCCGGATCCAGTGGCGGCGGGCGTCCCTCGCCTGACCTCGCACGGAtccaccggcggcggtgggaggagaGCAGCGTGCGGCAGGCCACCTTGcagtcctctcctcctcttcctcctcccgcttctTCCTGCCCGCTGCCGTCATCGTGGTTGTCCTCCACCAGCTTgccgcgtggccgccgccgtctgccgATGGACGTCGACTCTGACCCGGCCGCCAAGGGCAAGCCCACCCAGATGGACCTCGAGGACCAG ACTACAGGAATGCTCTGAATTTGTGGAGTTTTCTGCACCTCAGCTGACGATCATGGGGGAGGCTGCAACTCCAGAGAGGCAGGAGGATGTTGTCCAGGTGGCGGGTCACGCCTCGTCGACAGCATAG